From bacterium, one genomic window encodes:
- the grpE gene encoding nucleotide exchange factor GrpE, translating into MSISRADYEQLMTKAAEGEDYRERMLRAYADLDNARKRLEKEKEEYLTFSNQDLVAELLPVLDNFQRALKVSQDEGDTASYRQGVEMIMKQLLEALSRQGLEEIECGACPFDPFLHEAVERVETADHPDGTIADEILRGYTFKGRLLRPSAVKVYWNPEEGGAGAEGNPGGE; encoded by the coding sequence GTGAGCATTTCCCGCGCCGACTACGAGCAGCTGATGACCAAGGCGGCCGAGGGGGAGGACTACCGGGAGCGGATGCTGCGGGCGTACGCCGACCTGGATAACGCCCGCAAACGGCTGGAAAAGGAAAAGGAGGAATACCTGACTTTCTCCAATCAGGACCTGGTCGCCGAGCTACTCCCGGTCCTGGACAATTTCCAGCGGGCGCTCAAGGTCTCCCAGGATGAGGGAGACACCGCTTCCTACCGCCAGGGGGTGGAGATGATCATGAAACAGCTCCTGGAGGCCCTTTCCCGCCAGGGCTTGGAGGAGATCGAATGCGGGGCCTGCCCCTTCGATCCTTTCCTGCATGAAGCGGTGGAACGGGTCGAGACCGCGGACCACCCCGACGGGACGATAGCGGACGAGATCCTGCGGGGGTATACCTTCAAGGGCAGGCTTCTGCGCCCGTCGGCGGTGAAGGTCTACTGGAACCCGGAGGAAGGGGGAGCCGGCGCGGAGGGGAACCCGGGGGGAGAATGA
- the dnaJ gene encoding molecular chaperone DnaJ: protein MTRRDYYEILEVGRAASGEEIKKSYRRLALRFHPDRNPGDHDAESRFKEVSEAYEVLSDPSRRRIYDQFGHDGLKGRGFGFHDPADIFREFFEGFGGGIFGDIFGFGPSRRSAPARGGDIDYQMELDLAEVATGVQKKIEISRREACSRCGGTGAEPGTPTPRCSRCGGTGHLRQTRQTLFGIFTSETPCPQCAGRGTVAGESCRECAGRGSIEKHVSIDVKVPPGVETGSILRRRGSGEAGERGGPPGDLNIHIRVKPHELFSREGDDIHSEISISFPLAALGGTVAVPTLEGETELKIVPGTQPGHDFRFRGLGIPRLHGSGRGDLYVHVSVETPAGLTAKQKELLRRFDETLTERNRPSEKGILGKVRRFIQR, encoded by the coding sequence ATGACCAGGAGAGACTACTACGAGATCCTGGAGGTGGGGCGCGCGGCCAGCGGGGAAGAGATCAAGAAGTCGTATCGTCGCCTGGCCCTCCGTTTCCACCCCGACCGCAACCCCGGCGACCACGATGCCGAGAGCAGGTTCAAGGAGGTTTCGGAAGCCTACGAAGTGCTTTCCGATCCCTCCCGGCGGCGGATCTACGATCAGTTCGGCCATGACGGACTCAAGGGCAGGGGGTTCGGCTTCCACGACCCCGCGGACATCTTCCGGGAGTTTTTCGAAGGGTTCGGCGGCGGCATCTTCGGGGATATTTTCGGGTTCGGGCCCTCCCGCCGTTCGGCTCCGGCGCGCGGCGGCGACATCGATTATCAGATGGAGTTGGACCTAGCCGAAGTAGCGACCGGGGTTCAGAAAAAAATCGAGATCAGCCGCCGGGAAGCCTGTTCCCGCTGCGGGGGCACGGGGGCCGAACCGGGGACCCCGACCCCGCGCTGTTCCCGCTGCGGCGGAACGGGCCACCTCCGCCAGACGCGTCAGACGCTCTTCGGCATTTTCACCAGCGAAACCCCGTGTCCCCAGTGCGCGGGCAGGGGAACGGTCGCCGGCGAGTCGTGCCGGGAATGCGCCGGCCGGGGGTCGATCGAAAAACACGTCTCGATCGACGTCAAGGTCCCCCCCGGGGTGGAGACCGGTTCCATCCTCCGCCGCCGGGGCTCGGGAGAAGCCGGCGAAAGGGGAGGCCCTCCCGGGGACCTCAATATTCACATCCGGGTGAAGCCGCACGAGTTGTTCTCCCGGGAAGGCGACGACATCCACAGCGAGATCTCGATCTCTTTTCCCCTGGCGGCGCTGGGGGGAACGGTGGCCGTGCCCACCCTGGAGGGAGAGACCGAACTGAAGATCGTTCCCGGAACCCAACCGGGACACGATTTCCGGTTCCGCGGTCTGGGCATCCCTCGTCTCCATGGCTCGGGGCGCGGGGATCTCTACGTGCATGTCTCGGTCGAAACTCCCGCCGGCCTTACCGCCAAACAGAAAGAGCTGCTTCGCCGGTTCGACGAGACCCTCACCGAGCGGAACCGCCCTTCGGAGAAGGGGATTTTGGGAAAGGTCCGTCGTTTCATTCAGCGATGA
- a CDS encoding RsmE family RNA methyltransferase, with translation MRRICIPPGGRRGGRLVFTGADAHYLRDVLRLSRGDRIVGFDGNGEESEAEIAEVAPGRVTAAVIGTALRPSGRPYRVDLAQALLKGGNTETVLRQATELGIDGFIPLVAGNCVAVPGRDPARKIERWNRIAREAARQSGRARLPRIRPPIGLAELLEAARDWDLLLVARGASDRPLSAAVEPGLRPRRVLLMVGPEGGFEPGEISAAAGAGAVFFSLGPYTLRAVTAPVAALAAVHERFFRREP, from the coding sequence GTGCGCCGGATCTGCATCCCCCCGGGGGGGCGGCGGGGCGGGCGCCTGGTTTTCACCGGCGCCGACGCCCACTACCTGCGCGATGTCCTGCGCCTCTCCCGGGGCGACCGGATCGTAGGGTTCGACGGTAACGGGGAGGAAAGCGAAGCCGAGATCGCGGAGGTCGCCCCCGGGCGGGTGACCGCGGCGGTGATCGGCACCGCGCTCCGCCCCTCCGGCCGACCTTACCGGGTCGACCTGGCCCAGGCGTTGCTCAAGGGGGGGAACACCGAAACGGTCCTGAGGCAGGCCACGGAATTGGGCATAGACGGCTTCATCCCCCTGGTCGCCGGCAACTGCGTCGCCGTTCCGGGGCGGGACCCGGCGCGGAAAATCGAACGTTGGAACCGCATCGCCCGCGAAGCGGCCCGGCAATCGGGGCGGGCCCGTCTCCCGCGGATCCGACCTCCGATCGGGTTGGCCGAACTCCTCGAAGCCGCTCGGGATTGGGACTTGCTTCTGGTCGCCCGGGGAGCGTCCGACCGGCCGTTGTCGGCGGCGGTCGAACCCGGTCTGCGCCCCCGCCGCGTTCTCCTGATGGTGGGGCCGGAAGGGGGGTTCGAACCCGGGGAGATCTCCGCCGCCGCCGGCGCCGGCGCCGTCTTTTTTTCCCTGGGGCCTTACACCCTCCGGGCGGTTACCGCCCCGGTGGCGGCGCTGGCGGCTGTGCACGAAAGGTTTTTCCGGCGGGAGCCATGA
- a CDS encoding MiaB/RimO family radical SAM methylthiotransferase gives MTGRFKIVTQGCKVNQYESQTVREALTASGWTEGGGDPDLIVLNTCAVTERAEAKCRKLVRGLRRRHPAARFFIAGCGSRLARDRGRPLEELVGPGSIQARLPAPAARSISRFEGRHRAFLKVQDGCDSFCSYCVIPYLRGPSRSRAVAEVREEAARLAEGGYRELVLVGIHLGRYGADLPVPVALEDLVEELLSLPGGFRLRLSSIEPMEVSPRLIELLSAAERICPHLHIPLQSGSDRVLRRMNRHYRAGEFLALIGSLRRAVPGIALSTDVMAGFPGEEVPDFRRTLLTLDAAGFSRVHCFPYSPRPGTAASAWAAPPGEEISRRMAALEARAARAARTYRRSRIGREGVALWEGVDRLGRPRGTDEYYQKVTLISGRGRPGSLAPVRVVAEEEDGCLVEPLVPPGDDGL, from the coding sequence ATGACCGGGCGGTTTAAAATCGTGACCCAGGGTTGCAAGGTCAACCAGTACGAAAGCCAGACCGTCCGGGAGGCTCTGACCGCTTCGGGGTGGACCGAGGGGGGGGGAGATCCGGATTTGATCGTTCTCAACACCTGCGCCGTGACCGAACGCGCCGAGGCGAAGTGCCGGAAGCTGGTTCGAGGCCTCCGGCGCCGGCACCCGGCCGCGCGTTTTTTCATCGCCGGCTGCGGAAGTCGGTTGGCCCGGGACCGGGGACGCCCCCTGGAGGAACTGGTCGGTCCCGGGTCGATTCAGGCCCGCCTTCCCGCCCCGGCCGCCCGTTCCATCAGCCGTTTCGAGGGGCGCCACCGGGCCTTTCTCAAAGTTCAGGACGGTTGCGACTCCTTCTGCAGTTACTGCGTCATCCCCTATCTCCGCGGCCCTTCCCGGAGCCGCGCCGTCGCCGAGGTCAGGGAGGAAGCGGCGCGCCTGGCCGAGGGGGGGTACCGCGAGCTGGTCCTGGTCGGGATCCACCTCGGTCGCTACGGAGCCGACCTGCCCGTTCCCGTAGCCCTGGAAGACCTGGTCGAGGAACTGCTGTCGCTCCCCGGCGGCTTCCGTCTTCGGCTGAGTTCGATCGAGCCCATGGAGGTGAGTCCCCGGCTGATCGAGCTGCTGTCCGCGGCGGAACGGATCTGCCCCCACCTGCATATCCCCCTTCAAAGCGGGTCGGACCGGGTACTGCGGCGGATGAACCGGCACTACCGCGCCGGGGAGTTTCTGGCCCTGATCGGTTCGCTGCGCCGGGCCGTCCCGGGCATTGCCTTGAGCACGGACGTGATGGCCGGTTTCCCGGGGGAAGAGGTGCCGGACTTCCGCCGGACCCTGCTGACGCTGGACGCGGCCGGTTTCAGCCGCGTGCATTGTTTCCCCTACAGCCCCCGCCCGGGGACGGCCGCGTCCGCGTGGGCCGCCCCTCCCGGCGAAGAGATATCGCGACGGATGGCGGCCCTGGAGGCCCGGGCGGCCCGAGCCGCCCGAACCTACCGCCGCTCCCGGATCGGCCGGGAGGGGGTGGCCCTCTGGGAGGGCGTCGATCGCCTGGGGCGCCCGCGGGGAACGGACGAATACTACCAGAAAGTGACTCTGATCTCGGGAAGGGGGCGCCCCGGTTCCCTGGCCCCGGTCCGGGTGGTGGCGGAGGAGGAGGACGGCTGTCTGGTCGAACCCCTCGTTCCCCCGGGGGACGACGGGCTTTAA
- a CDS encoding NGG1p interacting factor NIF3, with product MRLIELYRRALEIGAAADPRGPEGIEAFLGRVAREYEKLDPREMGRFDSERLSNPYADTRILCGDPETEVRGVMVGIDVEVGEVLLADRLRDRGRRIDLLLAHHPEGTGMSGFFRVIGMQADMLHRGGVPINVAEALVAERSGEVERRFLPANAERAVDAARLLGIPFACFHTPADNCVNSFLQALIDGRTPSDLAGLVDLLLEIPEYAAAAASPPRVVAGEAGRRPGRIVVEMTGGTEGSLRAPEALVGAGVGTAVVMHVSEKYLKAARKHHLNLVVAGHIASDSLGMNLLLDRLGGEGAFEITPCSGFRRIAR from the coding sequence ATGAGATTAATCGAGCTTTACCGCCGGGCCCTGGAGATAGGGGCGGCGGCCGATCCCCGGGGTCCCGAGGGGATCGAGGCTTTCCTGGGACGCGTGGCCCGGGAGTACGAGAAACTCGATCCCCGGGAGATGGGCCGCTTCGATTCCGAACGGCTGTCCAACCCCTACGCCGACACCCGGATCCTCTGCGGGGACCCGGAGACGGAGGTGCGGGGAGTGATGGTCGGGATCGACGTCGAGGTGGGGGAAGTGCTCCTGGCCGACCGCCTGCGCGACCGCGGCCGGCGGATCGATCTGCTCCTGGCCCACCATCCCGAGGGGACGGGGATGTCGGGTTTTTTCCGGGTAATCGGCATGCAGGCCGATATGCTCCACCGCGGCGGGGTCCCGATCAACGTGGCCGAAGCCCTGGTCGCCGAGCGCTCCGGCGAAGTGGAGCGGAGGTTCCTCCCCGCCAACGCCGAACGGGCGGTGGATGCCGCCCGCCTCCTGGGAATCCCCTTCGCCTGTTTTCACACCCCGGCCGACAACTGCGTGAATTCCTTTCTGCAGGCCCTGATCGACGGCCGGACCCCGTCGGACCTCGCCGGACTGGTGGACCTGCTTCTGGAAATCCCGGAGTATGCCGCCGCCGCGGCATCCCCTCCGCGGGTGGTCGCGGGGGAGGCGGGGCGCCGCCCCGGGAGGATCGTCGTGGAGATGACGGGGGGGACGGAAGGGTCTCTCCGTGCTCCGGAAGCTCTGGTGGGGGCCGGGGTCGGCACCGCGGTGGTCATGCATGTCAGCGAGAAGTACCTCAAAGCCGCGCGGAAGCATCATCTCAACCTCGTGGTCGCGGGCCATATCGCCAGCGACAGCCTGGGAATGAATTTGCTCCTCGACCGTTTGGGAGGGGAGGGGGCTTTCGAAATCACGCCTTGCTCGGGTTTTCGGAGAATAGCCCGGTGA
- the dnaG gene encoding DNA primase, producing the protein MKITPDIIDLVKSSIDIVDVVSDYFPLKRSGRNYKALCPFHQEKTPSFMVNADRQIFRCFGCGAGGDVIEFVMKQEGYSFMEALRALAERGRVSLPETTPENASRRERLLRLHETAAGFYHWVLTKSDRGRAGREYLEARGFDRACAQDFQLGYALPGWDSFLKHAHRRGFRDEELVEGGLAVRNEQGRVYDRFRGRLIIPIRDPRGRVIAFGARVLGEADDAPKYINSPESPLFQKGRVLFGLDRARRAIDEAGEVILGEGYLDVIRAHRAGISTMVCSQGTAFTPDQALLLRRHAERVVTAFDADAAGQAASLRGLDIFLEKNFEVRIALMPAGHDPDSFIRDRGGEAFLRLAAAGIPLLDYKLERLCACEDIASPAGKRRVAHAMLETVRRVESPMLRETYLKRIAARLGVSEQALVREGEGLPGAAPIRPPRRDGVSPREKGDKFERNLLKILLHHDSIAVFAENDLDPRDFSPGLRHLVERMVDLIREKKFPLARQLPLVVREEGEQSLVSAWLFDETPPAPARGEVGDYLCFLKRRSLSERSRVLEEEIERVEKQGGDIAGLQKDRMALDRLLRALPREFRERYEEKS; encoded by the coding sequence GTGAAGATAACCCCCGACATCATCGACCTGGTCAAATCCAGCATCGACATCGTGGACGTCGTTTCCGATTATTTCCCGCTCAAGCGCAGCGGCCGCAACTACAAGGCCCTCTGCCCCTTTCACCAGGAAAAGACGCCCTCCTTCATGGTCAACGCCGACCGCCAGATCTTCCGCTGTTTCGGTTGCGGCGCCGGCGGCGACGTGATCGAGTTCGTCATGAAGCAGGAAGGCTATTCCTTCATGGAAGCCTTGCGCGCCCTGGCGGAGCGGGGAAGGGTGTCCCTCCCCGAAACCACCCCCGAGAACGCCTCCCGTCGCGAGCGGCTGCTGCGGCTCCATGAAACCGCCGCCGGGTTTTATCACTGGGTTCTGACCAAGTCCGACCGGGGCCGGGCGGGGCGGGAGTACCTGGAAGCCCGGGGTTTCGACCGGGCGTGCGCCCAGGATTTCCAGCTCGGGTACGCCCTCCCCGGGTGGGATTCGTTTCTCAAGCACGCCCACCGCCGCGGATTCCGTGACGAGGAGCTGGTCGAGGGCGGCTTGGCCGTCCGCAACGAACAGGGGCGGGTCTATGACCGGTTTCGGGGGCGCCTGATCATCCCCATCCGCGATCCCCGGGGCCGGGTGATCGCGTTCGGGGCCCGGGTTCTGGGCGAGGCCGACGACGCGCCCAAGTACATCAATTCCCCCGAAAGTCCCCTCTTCCAGAAAGGGCGCGTCCTCTTCGGGCTCGACCGGGCCCGCCGCGCCATCGACGAGGCCGGGGAAGTCATTCTCGGGGAGGGTTACCTGGACGTGATCCGTGCCCACCGGGCCGGGATCTCGACCATGGTCTGCTCCCAGGGAACCGCCTTTACCCCCGACCAGGCTTTGCTTCTGCGCCGCCATGCGGAGCGGGTGGTTACCGCGTTCGACGCCGACGCGGCCGGCCAGGCCGCTTCGCTGCGGGGTCTGGATATCTTTCTGGAGAAGAATTTCGAAGTCAGGATCGCGCTGATGCCCGCCGGTCACGATCCTGACAGTTTCATCCGGGACCGGGGCGGCGAAGCCTTTCTCCGGCTGGCGGCGGCGGGGATACCCCTCCTCGACTACAAGCTGGAGCGGCTCTGCGCCTGCGAAGACATCGCTTCGCCCGCGGGGAAGCGCCGGGTGGCCCACGCCATGCTCGAAACCGTCCGCCGGGTGGAGAGCCCGATGCTGCGGGAAACCTACTTGAAACGGATCGCGGCTCGCCTCGGGGTTTCGGAGCAGGCCCTGGTCCGGGAGGGGGAGGGCCTTCCCGGGGCCGCCCCGATCCGCCCCCCGCGCCGGGACGGGGTCTCCCCCCGGGAAAAGGGCGACAAATTCGAGCGGAATCTCTTGAAAATATTACTCCACCACGATAGCATTGCTGTCTTTGCGGAAAATGACTTGGACCCCCGAGACTTCTCCCCCGGGCTGCGCCATCTGGTGGAGCGGATGGTGGATCTGATCCGGGAGAAGAAGTTCCCTCTGGCGCGCCAGCTGCCGCTGGTGGTGCGCGAAGAAGGGGAACAGTCACTGGTTTCGGCGTGGCTTTTCGACGAAACGCCGCCGGCGCCGGCGCGCGGGGAAGTGGGCGATTACCTCTGTTTCCTCAAACGTCGGAGCCTGTCGGAGCGCTCGCGGGTCTTGGAAGAAGAGATCGAACGGGTGGAAAAACAGGGTGGAGATATCGCCGGACTGCAAAAAGACCGGATGGCCCTCGACCGGCTCCTGCGCGCATTGCCCAGGGAATTCAGGGAGAGGTACGAAGAAAAATCATGA
- a CDS encoding 4Fe-4S binding protein, with amino-acid sequence MKGAPILKSFLPPAALAAVLFLLRAALRAPEPVPSAAPPLEEVRRIFPGAARVFPGPAERFGVENSGGVPLGTVIDATAAAARCPGYGGPVPLLIGVDPDGCVCGVSLLSNRETPAYRDFAVERGLLDSWNGVPGDEAARLDVEAVSGATITSSAVIATVRSGLSGAGPAPDMLRRAPAPWPAWLALALNLAVFFLPRTPGKIRFAVSAATFAVLGVWSGGLLSLELARRWLVGEPGNASHPLAVFLLAAAAVSVAVNLATGRNFYCARLCPFGAAQDLVRKAGPSPRAVSAKPFRAARSLRMIFLAAAAAALLAGWEGDLAGFEPFAAFRPPAAPLSSLILAGSFLLLSFFVPRPWCRSLCPTGALFQILARRRPRNDSGEERPSS; translated from the coding sequence GTGAAAGGGGCGCCGATACTGAAATCCTTCCTGCCCCCGGCCGCCCTGGCGGCCGTCTTGTTCCTGCTGCGGGCCGCGCTCCGGGCCCCCGAGCCGGTCCCGTCCGCCGCTCCCCCCCTGGAGGAGGTCCGCCGGATCTTTCCCGGAGCCGCCCGGGTCTTCCCGGGCCCGGCGGAGCGTTTCGGCGTCGAGAACTCCGGCGGCGTCCCGCTGGGGACCGTGATCGACGCCACCGCCGCCGCCGCCCGGTGCCCGGGGTACGGCGGCCCGGTTCCCCTTCTGATCGGCGTGGACCCGGATGGGTGCGTCTGCGGAGTATCGCTTTTGTCCAACCGGGAGACGCCCGCCTACCGCGACTTCGCGGTCGAGCGGGGTTTGCTGGATTCCTGGAACGGGGTTCCCGGCGACGAGGCGGCGCGTCTCGACGTCGAGGCCGTCAGCGGCGCCACCATCACCAGTTCGGCCGTCATCGCCACCGTCCGTTCCGGGCTTTCCGGGGCCGGTCCGGCCCCGGACATGCTTCGTCGGGCGCCCGCGCCCTGGCCGGCCTGGCTGGCGCTGGCGCTCAATCTGGCGGTCTTTTTCCTCCCCCGGACGCCCGGGAAAATCCGGTTCGCGGTTTCGGCCGCCACCTTCGCGGTTCTCGGAGTCTGGAGCGGGGGCCTGCTTTCCCTGGAGCTGGCGCGCCGCTGGTTGGTCGGCGAACCCGGGAACGCCTCGCACCCCCTGGCCGTGTTCCTCCTTGCCGCGGCGGCGGTCTCGGTCGCCGTCAACCTGGCCACCGGCCGCAATTTCTACTGCGCCCGGCTCTGCCCCTTCGGCGCGGCGCAGGACCTGGTCCGGAAAGCGGGGCCTTCTCCGCGGGCGGTTTCGGCAAAACCGTTCCGGGCCGCCCGGAGCCTCCGGATGATCTTCCTGGCGGCGGCCGCCGCCGCCCTCCTGGCGGGCTGGGAGGGGGACCTGGCCGGGTTCGAGCCCTTCGCGGCGTTTCGCCCCCCCGCCGCCCCCCTCTCCAGCCTGATTCTGGCCGGCTCTTTCCTGCTCCTGTCCTTCTTCGTCCCCCGTCCCTGGTGCCGTTCCCTCTGCCCCACCGGCGCGCTCTTTCAGATCCTGGCCCGCCGCCGCCCCCGGAACGATTCCGGGGAGGAGCGGCCCTCTTCCTGA
- a CDS encoding metallophosphoesterase, translating into MMTVTIIFFLLHLAANAWLVWNFFALIRPRGKGRLLFWAAAAVAVLAYPLPRVASGVLGPDLSLFLASLGAAWYGYVWYLSLAFVVLRLGLLGARVLGRTWTPGPGLGRRLAAVLFLAVTLLLAAGARNAARVRITEQRVALAPGCGPLRRVRIAAVSDIHLGLLVGPAHLCRIAAAVKSVHPDLVVIIGDTLDSHIRIDNSDEFRRVLSRIRAPLGVYAVLGNHEYLSGAEAARAFLESCGIRVLRDQAVLVADSFYLAGRDDYARGWFGFDRTPLAAVLEGTDPACPVVLLDHQPAESRVAEAASAGVGLMLSGHIHRGQLSPFECLVGLFFPYIYGEYRVGEMTLLVTSGAGYWGPPVRIGNRPEVMLVTVEFGQE; encoded by the coding sequence ATGATGACGGTAACGATCATTTTTTTCCTGCTCCACCTGGCCGCCAACGCCTGGCTGGTCTGGAATTTTTTCGCCCTCATCCGTCCCCGGGGGAAAGGCAGGCTGCTTTTCTGGGCGGCGGCCGCGGTCGCGGTTCTGGCTTATCCGCTCCCCCGGGTGGCTTCCGGAGTCCTTGGGCCCGATCTCAGCCTCTTCCTGGCCTCCCTGGGGGCGGCTTGGTACGGGTACGTGTGGTATCTCTCCCTGGCGTTTGTCGTCCTGCGGCTGGGCCTGCTCGGGGCCCGGGTCCTGGGGCGTACATGGACGCCGGGCCCCGGGCTGGGGCGCCGCCTGGCCGCGGTTCTCTTCCTGGCGGTCACCCTGCTGCTGGCGGCGGGGGCCCGCAACGCCGCCCGGGTCCGGATTACCGAGCAGCGCGTCGCGCTCGCCCCCGGCTGCGGCCCCCTGCGCCGGGTGCGCATCGCCGCCGTCTCCGACATTCACCTGGGCCTGCTCGTGGGGCCGGCCCATCTCTGCCGGATCGCGGCCGCCGTGAAGTCGGTCCACCCCGACCTGGTGGTCATTATCGGTGACACCCTGGACAGCCATATCCGCATCGACAACTCCGACGAGTTCCGCCGCGTGCTTTCCCGGATTCGCGCCCCCCTCGGGGTCTATGCCGTCCTCGGCAACCACGAGTACCTTTCCGGGGCGGAGGCCGCCCGGGCCTTCCTCGAATCGTGCGGGATCCGGGTGCTCCGCGACCAGGCGGTGCTGGTGGCCGATAGTTTTTATCTGGCGGGCCGGGACGATTACGCGCGGGGCTGGTTCGGTTTCGACCGCACCCCCCTGGCGGCGGTGCTGGAGGGAACGGATCCGGCCTGCCCGGTGGTCCTGCTCGACCACCAGCCGGCGGAAAGCCGGGTCGCGGAGGCGGCGTCCGCCGGGGTGGGACTGATGCTTTCCGGGCATATCCACCGGGGACAGCTCTCCCCGTTCGAGTGCCTGGTCGGGCTCTTCTTCCCGTATATCTACGGGGAATACCGGGTGGGGGAGATGACGCTGCTCGTCACCAGCGGCGCCGGCTACTGGGGGCCGCCGGTCCGGATCGGCAACCGGCCCGAGGTGATGCTGGTAACCGTCGAGTTCGGGCAGGAGTAA
- a CDS encoding aminopeptidase, protein MRDPRQKKLARILVEYSTAVAPGDVVMLQYQDGTPVEFVREIQTAALKRGARCVRPVAVNEELEENFYRAASPAALEYFPTHELAFMKAAQVYIGIGAPRNSRALSGVPAGVLGARQRLLRPILDRRVNHTRWVVTRYPTPAQAQDAGMSLADLEDFYFRACLVDWARIRDRQEPLRRLLASASAVSIKAPDTDLRFSVAGMGAVSCHGDRNMPDGEVYTAPVAGSVEGTIVFNTVCERQSRLVVNPRLVFKKGRVVECGADRGAVDLEAILSVDSGARVPGEFSFGLNRRIRRPTGNTLFDEKIAGSVHLALGSAYEDCDNGNRSALHWDLVRLCSDAEIRLDGVLVQARGRFLLPELAPLNRMG, encoded by the coding sequence ATGAGAGACCCGAGACAGAAAAAATTGGCCCGGATCCTGGTGGAGTATTCCACCGCCGTCGCGCCCGGCGACGTGGTCATGCTCCAGTACCAGGACGGGACCCCGGTGGAGTTCGTCCGGGAAATCCAAACCGCGGCCCTGAAGCGCGGGGCCCGCTGCGTCCGGCCGGTTGCGGTCAACGAAGAGCTGGAGGAAAATTTCTACCGGGCCGCCTCCCCGGCCGCCCTGGAGTATTTCCCGACGCACGAACTCGCCTTCATGAAGGCGGCCCAGGTCTATATCGGGATCGGCGCCCCCCGCAACAGCCGCGCCCTCAGCGGGGTTCCCGCCGGGGTGCTCGGGGCGCGCCAGCGGTTGCTCCGGCCCATCCTCGACCGCCGGGTCAACCACACCCGCTGGGTGGTGACCAGGTATCCCACCCCGGCCCAGGCCCAGGACGCCGGGATGAGCCTCGCCGACCTCGAGGATTTTTATTTCCGGGCCTGCCTGGTCGACTGGGCCCGGATCCGGGACCGCCAGGAACCCCTGAGGCGGCTGCTGGCGTCCGCCTCCGCGGTCTCCATCAAAGCGCCTGATACCGACCTGCGTTTCTCCGTGGCCGGGATGGGGGCGGTCAGCTGTCACGGCGACCGCAATATGCCCGACGGCGAGGTCTACACCGCGCCGGTGGCGGGAAGCGTCGAGGGGACGATCGTGTTCAACACCGTCTGCGAGCGGCAGAGCCGTCTGGTCGTCAACCCGCGCCTGGTCTTTAAAAAAGGCCGGGTCGTGGAGTGCGGGGCCGACCGGGGCGCGGTCGATCTGGAGGCCATCCTCTCCGTCGATTCCGGGGCCCGGGTGCCCGGCGAGTTTTCGTTCGGGTTGAACCGGCGGATCCGCCGCCCGACCGGCAACACCCTCTTCGACGAGAAGATAGCCGGGTCCGTCCACCTGGCCCTGGGGTCCGCCTACGAGGACTGCGACAACGGGAACCGCTCCGCCCTCCACTGGGACCTGGTCCGACTCTGCTCCGACGCCGAGATCCGTTTGGACGGGGTCCTGGTCCAGGCCCGGGGGCGTTTCCTCCTCCCCGAACTCGCTCCCTTGAACCGGATGGGATGA
- a CDS encoding inositol monophosphatase family protein translates to MAEAAARAAGAVIRRGFARPARIAHKGRVDIVTEIDLAAEREILQVIGDAFPDDGIVTEEAGAREGRGDRCWLVDPLDGTTNFAHGYPQCSVSVALVDRSGPALGVVYDPLRDELFRAVRGAGAVLNGTPLAVTGVTLLEEALLATGFPYELSHRASALALAGAFLPRIMGLRRDGSAALNLAWVAAGRLDGYWEFSIRAWDIAAGSLLVEEAGGRVSGFRGERLDLEKRAVVAANPVLHGLMVEIIGGSGFCLPRY, encoded by the coding sequence GTGGCCGAAGCCGCGGCCCGCGCCGCCGGTGCCGTCATCCGCCGGGGTTTCGCCCGCCCGGCCAGGATCGCCCACAAAGGCCGGGTCGATATCGTCACCGAAATCGACCTGGCCGCCGAACGGGAGATACTCCAGGTCATCGGCGACGCTTTTCCCGACGACGGGATCGTGACCGAGGAGGCGGGGGCGAGGGAAGGGCGGGGCGACCGCTGCTGGCTGGTCGACCCCCTCGACGGCACCACCAACTTCGCCCACGGTTATCCCCAGTGCTCGGTCTCCGTGGCCCTCGTCGACCGCTCCGGCCCGGCGCTGGGGGTGGTGTACGATCCGCTCCGCGACGAGCTGTTCCGCGCCGTCCGCGGCGCGGGCGCGGTTTTGAACGGGACGCCCCTGGCGGTAACCGGCGTCACCCTCCTGGAAGAGGCGCTCCTGGCCACCGGTTTCCCCTACGAGCTCTCTCATCGGGCCTCGGCGCTGGCCCTGGCGGGAGCGTTCCTCCCCCGGATCATGGGGCTCCGCCGGGACGGGTCCGCCGCCCTCAACCTGGCCTGGGTCGCGGCCGGCCGCCTCGACGGATACTGGGAGTTCAGCATCCGGGCCTGGGATATCGCCGCCGGGTCTTTGCTGGTTGAGGAAGCCGGCGGCCGGGTCAGCGGTTTCCGGGGGGAGCGCCTCGACCTGGAAAAGCGCGCCGTGGTCGCCGCCAATCCGGTCCTGCACGGCCTGATGGTGGAGATCATCGGCGGTTCGGGATTTTGCCTGCCCCGGTATTGA